The following proteins come from a genomic window of Athalia rosae chromosome 1, iyAthRosa1.1, whole genome shotgun sequence:
- the LOC105691555 gene encoding cardioacceleratory peptide receptor-like isoform X4: protein MDLLVGLISVLTDIVWRSTITWYAGNVACKIIRFMQAVVTYSSTYVLVALSIDRYDAITRPMNFSGSWSRARALIAVAWSLSIFFSLPIIFLYEVKQIQDREQCWIDLGSQTRWKIYMSLVSIALFIAPTLIIGGCYSVIVVTIWSQGSALKPGPARDTRRASSRGLIPRAKIKTVKMTLVIVCVFIICWSPYIIFDLLQVFEHIPHTQANIAIASFIQSLAPLNSAANPIIYCLFSTSLCKSIRNLQAISWISGWCPTNPHHCFGSGSAHNGTRTMVTTSLTANSSRRSAHAANLHPPSKKRVMVSLV, encoded by the exons ATGG ATCTACTGGTCGGTCTCATCTCCGTACTGACGGACATAGTATGGCGATCGACTATCACTTGGTACGCCGGCAACGTAGCGTGCAAAATCATCAGGTTCATGCAAGCTGTGGTGACTTATAGCTCAACGTACGTTCTCGTCGCCCTTTCCATCGATAGATACGACGCGATTACTCGCCCCATGAATTTCTCCGGTAGCT GGTCGAGAGCTCGTGCCCTGATTGCCGTTGCCTGGAGTTTGTCCATCTTCTTTAGTCTGCCGATCATATTCCTCTACGAAGTCAAGCAGATCCag GACAGAGAGCAATGCTGGATCGATCTTGGCTCTCAAACCAGATGGAAGATCTACATGAGCCTCGTCAGCATCGCGTTGTTCATTGCGCCGACGCTGATAATCGGAGGGTGTTACTCGGTGATTGTGGTGACGATTTGGTCGCAAGGTAGTGCCCTGAAGCCCGGTCCGGCCAGAGATACGAGGAGGGCGTCATCCCGCGGTCTCATACCGAGGGCAAAGATAAAAACTGTCAAAATGACCCTGGTCATTGTTTGCG TATTCATCATCTGCTGGAGCCCGTACATAATTTTTGACCTGCTGCAAGTCTTTGAACACATTCCCCACACGCAGGCCAACATCGCGATCGCGAGCTTCATTCAAAGTCTCGCTCCGCTCAATTCGGCGGCGAACCCAATAATTTATTGTCTCTTCAGTACATCGCTGTGCAAGAGTATACG TAATTTGCAGGCGATTTCCTGGATCTCGGGATGGTGTCCTACGAATCCGCACCACTGCTTCGGCAGCGGTTCCGCACACAACGGTACGAGGACAATGGTAACTACCTCTTTGACGGCCAATTCGTCCCGGCGGAGCGCGCACGCTGCAAATTTACATCCCCCTTCGAAGAAACGGGTGATGGTCTCCCTCGTGTAG